The Candidatus Zixiibacteriota bacterium genomic sequence CCCCTTTTCTATTATTCACTAAAATGTTATATAATAGGTTGTATAAAGCTCGGTTCTCTGCCTTTAAATGCAGCTATTTTTTTTTCTTGAACTTTCTTTTTCGCTTTTTGCTGATTAATTATTTCCTCTTGGATTTCATCATTCATTACAACATCGCGTTGTTTTAAGGGGATAGTTATAATGAACTTTGCTCCTTTTCCCGGTTTGCTTTCTGCCGTGATATCACCGCCATGACGTTCGATAATTTTACGACAGACTGCCAAACCTATACCTGTCCCCTTATATTCGCTTCGGCTATGCAGTCTCTGAAAAACATTAAAAATTTTACTGGAATATTTTTCATCAAAACCTATACCATTATCTTCTACGACAATTTGACAGAATTCTTGAACAAAACTATCTTCTGAAGAATCTTGAGATTGTTTTTCTATAATTTTGCTGTCAACTTTCACAATTGGTGTTATATTCTTTTTATGGAATTTCAGACCATTGCCTATTAAATTTTGCAAAAGCTGGCGCATTTGTATAGGATCCGCATCAATAATTGGCAGCTTGCCCAACTTGACTCTTCCGTTCAAATGATCGATTGTTATCTCTAAATCGGATATTACCTCTTCCGCTATCTTCTGAAGATTGAGAGCAACAAATGGCTGTGCCTTGGAAGCTACTCGAGAGAATGTCAGTAGATCTTCGATTAAAACCTGCATTCGACCGGCTGCGGACTGCATTCGTTGAAGATAGTCGCGCCCCTTTTCGGATATATCATCGCCACATGTTGCTTTTAAACGGTCGCCAAACGCTCGAACCTTTCGGAGTGGTTCTTGAAGGTCATGTGAGGCTACAGAAGCGAACTCTTGCAGTTCACGGTTGCTTTGTTCCAGCTTGGCAGCGAATGTTTTTAAATCTTCCTCAGCCTTTTTGCGTTCGGTGATTTGACTTTGAAGATCATCCAGAACCAGTTCTAATTGATGTCTTGATTCTTCCATATCTTTCATCATATTAAGAAATGCTTTTCGCTGGTCATATATTTCGCTCAATTTCTGATTGAGTTCTTGTTTGGATGTCTCGAGTTCCTGGTTTTTTATTTTTAATTTTTCGGCGTTTAATGTAGCTTCCTGCAAAGATTTACTGTTTTCATCACGCGCTACAAGAAAGTCAATGAGGTCGTCGGTTGCGGCGAAATCATCGAATTTAAAATGAACTAATTCTTCAATGCTTTTTGCGTTTGGTGATGCCAACATTATAAATCCGTCAAAGGTCGATTGCCATTGACCTACTAAAGGAATATTTTGATCATCTCTAAGTAGAAAAAATTCGTGCCTTATTCCAATCTTTGAAGCTACTGATTCCGGAGAATAATTTTCATGGGATTTTTCTGATTTAATTAAATTGGAGATATTCATGCCTACAGCATGTTTAGCCCACGTCAAAATTGCCTCGCTTGCCCAGATTATATCCATATTCTTGTCGGTTGCCAGAATAAATGGCATAACCTGACTAAGATTTTCAGGCGCAATCTTTATATAACTGACGTTATGACTCAAGGAAAAGTAACCTCCATAATGCAGTGGGGTTCTCCTTTATGTACGCAAGCTGTCTCTCGTACCTGAAGCTCCTGGTTGAAAAGAATTCCAACTCCCAGAATCATCCCATGAAGCACAACGCAGAGTCCGCGTTTAGAATGATAATGCATCAACAGCCTGCCGTCAGACAGTTCCTCATATTCAAATTTTGGCGGTATTGCTTTTGCAATGCTCCTGATAGCATGTTCATGTACACGATTCATGTTAATAAGGAATTCCCGCGGCGATGATCCCGCTAACTTGAAAAAGACCGGATATTGATTTTTTAAAACATTCGGGATTAGGAACTTGCCATATTCGATCATTATCGTTTCCGCAGGCAGTCCGGAGACTTTAGAAGCCGCCTTGACCAAAGCCATCGTCGATTCATCGGGATAATCTTGATTGATGGCAAAGAACTGATCTTCACAGGCGGCAAGTGATTTGATTTTTTCCCATGCCTCAGAGCCAAACTTTGTCTCTACCAGTTGCTGAATCCCTTTATTAATAATACCTTTCATTAGTATATCCTTAATATAAGCGTTAACAACTTAATACTTATTTTCCATTCCCAATTTGGCCAGTAATTGGTTGATTTCATTTTTCAGTTCAATCATCTTGAGTTCCCTGCCGACAGCAAGTTTGTTAAATTCTTCGAGTTCTTTCATTTTATCGGCCATTTCCCTCTCATATTTTTTTCTTTCAGTGATATCTATGAAGCTGTCAAGTATATATTTTCGTCCTTCCAGGATTATATAGGTTACTGTCTTGAGTATCGGTACCTCT encodes the following:
- a CDS encoding heme NO-binding domain-containing protein, producing the protein MKGIINKGIQQLVETKFGSEAWEKIKSLAACEDQFFAINQDYPDESTMALVKAASKVSGLPAETIMIEYGKFLIPNVLKNQYPVFFKLAGSSPREFLINMNRVHEHAIRSIAKAIPPKFEYEELSDGRLLMHYHSKRGLCVVLHGMILGVGILFNQELQVRETACVHKGEPHCIMEVTFP